The genomic segment GGTCGCCATCGCGCTTGTCTGTGCTGGATGAGTGGACGTAGGCggctggcacaggcgcgtcCTGCGGCGTAGCTCGGCGCAGCCGTACGACTCGACCTGGCTCGGCCGGTTCGTTGTAAAAGCGGCGGCCATGTTCACTCACAAACGCAGCGagctgatccagcgcgccaAACGATTCAAGCAGTGTCGCGCAGAGCGGAAGAAGAATGGGCGATGTATAGACACCCGCTGCACACCCGCAGTTCAGCATGAGCTCGTCCGTTGAGTCATTTCGACTCGCTGGCGATGGGTACTTGGCCGCGAGGGGATGCGGAGCGGAGTCGGAGCCGAGAAAGAAGCGCGGATGCCCTTCGCGAATGACTTCGCGCAGGGCCGCACGGTCATCTGGCATCTTGGCCACGGGCTTGCAAAAGTGCAGCGGCTTGCCGGCCCAGTCGTCGACCGTCAGCTGCAGATGGTGTGCGGTGATCGTGCACGCCACCGTATCGCCACAGCGTTTCACGCATTCGACAgcggcacgcgtcgtggcgtgctcgagcacaaTGCGCAGCTGCGGAAAGTGCGTGTGGATCTTTTCGAGGTGCGCCAGAAACAGCGGCTCGGCGTTCAGGACACACACACCCTTGTCAGTATCGCTGGGAATTTCACCGTGCAGGTTGAGCACCATGCCGCACTCTTGCATCGCCTCAAAGACAGGGAAGTACACTTCATAGTCCTCAATGCCACCGTCGCTGTTCGTCGTCACACCGCGTGGGTAGCTCTTCACGCCACGTATACCAGCCGCAGATGCACGGCGAATCTCATCTGGCGTGATACTTGGCGATAGGTACATGGTTCCAAGGAAGCGGGTATGTGGGGCGATAgctcgcagctgcgccatgtAGTCCACCGTCTGCTGCGCGGATgtcagcggcggcgtcaAGTTCGGCATGACATAGGCCAGGTCGATGCCGCCCAAGGCCACATGAGGCGTCACCAGCTCACTCATAGGCCCCTGCCGAAGATGCACATGAAAGTCGGCGGGCGATGGGATCTCGAGCGTTTCCACCATGGCGAGGCAGGAACCGCCGACGTCCTTGCCCTTCCACACGACACCTCCCTCCACATCGGCCGAATCCCTTGGGGCCAGGCTGGGCCAGAGGAGCCGGCTTGGATGCCACCACCACTGGAGCCGAGCgagccgccgccctcgTACGAGGATGTGCTCGCGAGCACATGGGGAGATGCGTCGTCGCATCATGAGGCGGCAGCACCAAGCTtgccgccacggccacgcCCCCCTTCCCCATCCAGCACGGCCCCTGCGCCTCCACGCCCTGTGGGCCCGTTGCCTACCGCGTCGCCAGCCAATGGATACCCCCTTCTGTACAAAGGCAAGATTCTCTTATACCCTGCGACTGTCCCAACATGCACCAAGTGCTACGAGACGGGCTACGTGAATCGAAATCCGCTCAAGCCATGCAAATCTTGCTGGCATCGCTATGGCAAAGCGTACACCGGCGCCGTGAAGAATGCGTACGAGCAGGGCGGCGCGCATGGCTACCTAGCTGACCAGAGGATCCAGCAGCCCCTGCGATTCTATACGCCTATGCAAAGCCACGCTTTTCatccgcctgcgcctcggcccCCTCAGCCGTTTTCTCCATCCATTGGCACGCAGCCACCGAGTGGCCCATCATCGCGGCCTGACGTGTACCCCGAGGACCAGCACAGTAGTGTGCCGCCTCGCTACGATGTGGTGTCGCACACGTCTAGTGAAAAGCCCCTCATGCAGCAAGACTATCCATTgtatgcgccgccgccaccaccgcgCCCCATGCCATGCTACGCTCCGCCACCGCccggcgctgcgcctctcGTCGATTGGTACGGATATCAGCCGCCACCCGGCGCGGTCGCTGTGATGCCGGGCGATCCTCGCATTGGAGGCACACTGTGTTACAAATGCGGGGGCACAGGGAATGCCAATGACCTATTTTCCCTATTTGGGCTGGACGATGAATGCAACACTTGcggtggcgctggacgcaTCATGAGATAATTACTTGCGGTACTTGAATCGCTTAAAGTTGACTGCGTGAGTATCGTGTACATACAGTGTAGTTGTAAAATACCGCGGTCAAAGCTGCTTCGAAAACCGCGTTTGTACGAATAGTCCCATTcacgctgcacgatgcGAAAAGCCACATCCTCGTACGGAGGGCCCGCACTGAAGCGCAACAGCACAGTGTCCCCTGGCCCCTCAGGATCAGGCAAGACGCGGTACGTGGGCGCCTGCATGGGATCCAGCAAGTCCGGATAAAACAGATGAAACTTGTACCCTTGCACTTGCTTGGGCGGTGGATGCTCTGCGTCATAGTGCACCTGGTTGTACCGATTCCACTCGTAGCCCGTGTGCACGCGGTTGAAGTAGCGCGGTTTGCGGATGCGGTACTTGCTCTCCCCATGATGTGCCTGTTGCGTGAGTCGAACATCGTCATGGAATGCCTCTTCATTCACACCCATCGCCCGTGCTGCCTCTTGACGCACAAAGTCATCGGCTGTTTGGCACGAGCGATGCCACTCAGTCTGCTGCCGTGGAATATATGACCGGCTAAGCAcatcgcggcgcgcctctcgcagcttggcacgcagcgacgcaggGGTATACATGGGTAACGGACGCTCCTCCGGCGTCAGATCATGCACCGGGCGTCCTGGCGGCTCCATCTCAGCCGCGTCCCATACCACATCGTACTTCCTCGGCGTGTCGAGCTGCTCTGCCAGTTCAGCACAATGCCGCTCTGCATCGCagcgctgctcgtgccgccgctTCGCGATCTTTTCCTGCACCGTCTTttcgtgcacggcgcgcaatttggcgacgctgcgccagaCCACGATACGCTGTAGCATCATGTCCCAGTATTCGACATCCAAGGGCTCTCCAGAACGCATCTTGCTGCGAATAGATGTCTGTAGCTCGAGCAACTCGTCCGCTGATTTGTccgccagcagcgcatctgCGTCTGCCAGGATCGAGGGGTCCACATGCGTCTGATCTTGGTGCCGGACGCGACGGCAGCGATCATCGCATACGATCAACGCATCTTTCCAGTACGCAGCGCGGTCTGCGTCGAGACGCACAAACGTTTGTATATCGGCATGGAGCTCTTGCAGCTCACTCGGAGCGAGTGTATCCATATAGGCGGTCGGCTCTTTCAGCGGCACATCCACCTCGTCATCATATTCAGTATCATCCAAAAGCGGCATGACAAGCCAGTCAATCGGTCGCGCTCGGTGATCACGCACGCGAATCGCAGCTCGCGCCTTGGACTGCTGGAGCATAAACTCGTCCTCTTTCGCCACCCAATCTGCCATCACGGCCGACTCTgcctggcgcgcacgccgcgcttcctcttcttcacgcTCGCGGCGTGCATTTTCGCGCTgaacacgacgcgctctcAGCCGCTCAgcctcgcgctcagcctcggcacgtcgcgcagcgtcaCGCCGTTCGACGTCATGTCGAGAAAGACCTGCACGCTGCTCCTCGACCTCCTTCTTTTTCCATCGAAACACACCTCCCTCATCATCGTCGGTCCGCAGGCGCTTCGCATCTGGATACCACGCAGCCTGCCCCTCTTCCCTacgtgccatgccagccATGCCGAGGCGTCATGCAAAGGGAACAGCGTGACGTGGCGGGCCTACTAGGCCCTGTATCACGTGTACGAGGCGCCCCTAACGGCGGTGGAGCGACGTTGCCTCACCGCCTCTCAGGTCATGTCTCGTACAGACGCGATCCACGAGACATTGCAGTCGAATGTGTCGGCCATCGTGCAGCTGACTGTGTCGTACCCTAGCTTTCATGCGCCCGAATATGCGGTTCCCACCGAGAGCCTGGTAGGCCGGCTCTGGGCGTACGATGCTGCCAGTAATGTGGTCGTGATCGAGACGGGGCATACGAGTGCGCTGGCCCCGTCCATGCGACGGGCTGCTGCCTCAGCAGTATGCGAGACATCGCCGCGCGTATTATCTAacagcggcgcgctcgccggCTTCAAAATGGTACGAGCGTCGAAAATCCAGCGAGTCGATGTGTTGCAGGACGACCAGTCCATACCTCTCACGACCGTCCATCCGGTGCCGGTCGCCGCGATCGAGGCtcgtgatgcagctgccAAGAAAAAATGCCAGGAACGCGTTGCCCAATTAGCACCATCCAATGTGAGTGATGTCGGGCAGGTCGTGTTTGATGCCGTGAACAAAACGTACGTGCTGCACAACTCACCCCAGTCTCCCTTGCCGCTGGCACGACTCTCACATAATTGTGCTGGATGAAGTCGTGATCGTACGTTCGCAAAACTAACGTGACAGTCTGGCCCCACCTATGATATCTCCACCACCTACGTGCCTGGTCTTCCTGATGaccagctccagcagctcttgcacGATGAAGACGCCAACATTTCATCGCAgatcgagcgtgccaaTGACAAGGCACGTACTTGGCAACGCGTCACGCGAGTGGTACGTACCCAATACGCGCGTCTTACCCATGCCAGCTAGATTCTGTGCACGCCCAGCAAGCCGCCCGTAGACCGTCGTTGGTAGAGCGCGCCTCCTAATTGTGCACGTGGACCCACGTGGTGTAGTGGTCTTGTCTAGCGAGGGATGCTAGCCTCCTCTCTTTTCCCCACCGAGTGCTGTACGCCATGGCATCGACTCTGTCCAAGGCCTTCCCTGCGGCTGTCAAAGAGATTCGCATGCACTTCTCTCCCACAAGTGCATCCAGCTCGGGTGCTCGGTACGTGCTCGCGTGTGCGCGTGTTACTAACACATGTCGTAGTAAGTTCGTGGCTCAACACTACAAAGAGGTCAAGGCGTCGAACCCTTACATTCCCTTCCTTGTGCGTGAAGCACAGGGAGGTCCGGCTCGTCTGTTTGTTCGTCTGGGTACGTACGCATACTTGTAACACGCAGAACGTGGAGCGGAAAAGAACGCAGAAATCAGCAACCTCGAGCCTAGCGCGATTATCAAGGCCCTCGAGGATCTGATCAAGTGATGCGTATCCTCCGaccagcgcacggcgcgctgcCTCTTGTAGATCCCGTGCCTAGATAGTGGGCCATGACCTTGGGCATGCTGACAAATGCCGAGAGAGGCAGTCGCTTCAAGGCTCCTCCTCCACTGTGACCGGCGGTGGCCGAAACGACCATGCGTATCCTCAGCAAGGTTTTGGAGCGCGatggcagcggcacggTATCTGTCATCCCAGACTGCGATGAGGATCTGTATCACTTGTACAACCTCATACAACCGGAAGATCTCGTGTCTGCTTCGACCGTTCGAAGAATCCAAAGCGAGTCGAGCACGGGCTCGATTGAATCACATCGGATGCGCCTCCAGCTCACCTTGTCAGTCACCAAGATTGATTTTGAGATGGCTGCAGGCTCAGGTATGTCAAGCGCCGTCTCTACATCTAATGAGCCTCTTTCTGAGAGCGATGCAAGCTCGCCAGCCTCGACGCCCATGAGCTCCCTGGTGCTGGGCGAAGCTGGTAGCACGCCCTCTTTAAGCGGTGCAAGTCAGGGGCAACCGACGCTGCACATCTCAGGACGCGTGGCTGTGGAAAATAATCACGTTCGCACTGGCTCCTTCCACACGTTGGATATCGAGCTGAATCGTAAAGTATCGATTACGAAGGAGCAATGGGACCAGCATCATTTGGATATCCTGGAGGAGAGTGGCAATGCAGGCAGCACGGCCGAAGTCGGCGCCATTATCTTGGGCGAAGGTCGTGCCATCGTGTGTCTTTTGACAAACACCATGACCATCATTAAGCAGCGCATTCAGGTCTCCCTCCCAAGAAAACGCGCTGGGGCAGGCTACGGCGTGGCTCAACAGTCGACAGGCACAACGAAACTTACTGATCGTTTCTACACACAGGTATACGATGCCGTTATCAAGCTGCTTTCGCTTCCTGAGATGCGTGTCGTGCTCCTTGCCTCGCCTGGTTTCTGGCGTGATAATATGTATGACTATTTACTGTCTGAGGCTACGAAACGGTCTGACAAGATCCTTATGGGTAATGAGGGAAAGCGAAAGCTCTTAAAGGTTCATtgcgcgacgccgcacgTCCATTCTTTAATGGAGGTGCTCAAGAGCCCCGAGGTGGCGGCCCAGTTGCAGAACACCAAATTTACGCGTGAGAATCAATTGATGGACCAATTCCTTCGAAAGCTTGCTACGTCGGAACAGTTTGCATGGTATGGTGAGCGCCAAATTTTGATGGCAGCTGACCGTGGCGCTATCGGTACCTTGTTGCTTTCTGATGCCTTCTTGCGGAATGTCCACCCGACGATTCGGAAACGATGGCTAGAGTTGTGCGATCAGGTCAAGAGCTTTGGTGGCTCTGTTGTCATATTTAGTTCCCTGCACGAAAGTGGCCGGCAGCTGAACGGTCTGGGCGGTGTAGCTGCCCTGCTGACCTATCCCTTGGATCTTGACCTTgtcgaagaagaggaagaagaggcacgggcggcagcCACCTAATTATTTCTCATCCATACCACGAAACAGGGGCGCTTCGCGAGATGTGCGCCCGAATTGTGTCGCATTCGCGTCGAAATGAATTCGTGCCGATTGGTTCAGCTGTCTCTTTTCTTTCTTGCtctcgtcatcgtcgtcgaccGTGAAAAGCGCCGGATTCTGAGCGACTGTACTTTCTGTTGGCTCAATCACCAGGACCAACTCTTTGGAAAAACTGCTATGTGAGTCATCGAGACATACACTTGGAATCCTGTATACTGGTGTTAGAGATGCAACGTACGCTAACATGGACATGCGGCTTTTGGCCACTTACTTCGTCGTCCTCTGTATACTGCGACGAAAATGGCTCTTCTTCACTCTCTGGCACCATATCTGTCGGCTGACTCTTTGGGGCAATGGGTGCGTGTACGCTGTCCGTCGTCTCGAGAGGTatcgacatgctcgagccAGGAAAGGATAGCGTGCGTGTCTGTGTCAGCGATCATGACATACTTTGAGTAGTACAGCTGGTGAGCGCTCTGCGTCTTGGAAATAGTACAGCACGCGAAACGCCTCCTGCTCTGCCGTCTGCATTTTGTCCGATGCGTGAAGAGCGACATCATGCAGGAGATGCACGAGCTGAGGCCGTATGATATCGTGCACTGCGTGTTCAAGTATGCTGGGATTGTCATTCATCCATGTCACATGGCGCTGATCGAGGTACAGGACCGTCGTGAGAATCGTAGTGGCCGATATGCGCAGATAGTATACATTTTGCACCGTAAAGGTCATCGAGAAAGTGGAGAGGGCAGCTGCTGGGTCTGTGCGTTTGCCATGCTCGGTTTTCGAGCGTCTCGTGCCTTCCACACTACGGTAAGGCGTGCAACAAGACGCACACCTACTTTGCCGCGTATCTATCGTTACTGGATCGATGTGCACGGTCAATTGTTTTTATATGACACGGTGCCGAAGAACCTGACGTCCTGTGCGTACGCCGCATACTGACCGCCGCTGCAGGCTTCAAATCCGTACCCTTTCTCAATTTTTTCTTTGCccgcatcgagcgcaaTCCTGCGCGGACGACACCAGGGGCACCTCCTGAGCTCAGTGCCGGACCACATTGGACAGAAGATGCAGCTCAGCTGCAGGCCCTTTGGGAGCAGGAGCACGGCTGGGATCACCTTTGGACACGATTGCAGTCGGAAGGCATGTCATGGTGGAGTAAATGCCAGGGCGAATGGAATGTTATACACGCCGTTGACACACCTATCGTGTACCGACATCTCTCACCCAACGAAGGCACACTGACTTGGGGCGGAGATTTTCGAGTGCCGTTTCGTCCAGGTTCACTACGAGTACACCCTGACACAGGATACCTATATCATCCATCACCTGAACCCATTCTGCGCCGGCAACGGAACACGCTGCAGGGCGGAGGAGCCTTGCCATGGGGGCGATACAGCCTCGTGGCGTCACATGtggtgctgcagcatctATCGGAAGGGCTCCACATCGATTTTGAAGCTGGGGTCGGTGGCCACCTTCAGTGGCGGGGTCAAATGTACACGCTCGATGCCTTGGCCCCCGACGCCGACCTAGCGTGACAAGGGTGGCCCCTTGCGTCTCAGCTCGACTTGCGGCTTGGATCGTGTCACGCGTTATGCATGTCTCGCAGGGCCCTGCAGCAATCCAATCCTTTACTAAAAAGATTTAGACCAATCCCACTCGCCCATAGTAACATCGACGTACTCCATTGTACATACCCAAGTACGCCTT from the Malassezia restricta chromosome II, complete sequence genome contains:
- a CDS encoding dihydroorotase encodes the protein MVETLEIPSPADFHVHLRQGPMSELVTPHVALGGIDLAYVMPNLTPPLTSAQQTVDYMAQLRAIAPHTRFLGTMYLSPSITPDEIRRASAAGIRGVKSYPRGVTTNSDGGIEDYEVYFPVFEAMQECGMVLNLHGEIPSDTDKGVCVLNAEPLFLAHLEKIHTHFPQLRIVLEHATTRAAVECVKRCGDTVACTITAHHLQLTVDDWAGKPLHFCKPVAKMPDDRAALREVIREGHPRFFLGSDSAPHPLAAKYPSPASRNDSTDELMLNCGCAAGVYTSPILLPLCATLLESFGALDQLAAFVSEHGRRFYNEPAEPGRVVRLRRATPQDAPVPAAYVHSSSTDKRDGDPSKLQVSPFFAGQHLGWVLA
- a CDS encoding zinc finger protein HUA1, with amino-acid sequence MPPPLEPSEPPPSYEDVLASTWGDASSHHEAAAPSLPPRPRPPSPSSTAPAPPRPVGPLPTASPANGYPLLYKGKILLYPATVPTCTKCYETGYVNRNPLKPCKSCWHRYGKAYTGAVKNAYEQGGAHGYLADQRIQQPLRFYTPMQSHAFHPPAPRPPQPFSPSIGTQPPSGPSSRPDVYPEDQHSSVPPRYDVVSHTSSEKPLMQQDYPLYAPPPPPRPMPCYAPPPPGAAPLVDWYGYQPPPGAVAVMPGDPRIGGTLCYKCGGTGNANDLFSLFGLDDECNTCGGAGRIMR
- a CDS encoding cactin protein, with amino-acid sequence MAGMARREEGQAAWYPDAKRLRTDDDEGGVFRWKKKEVEEQRAGLSRHDVERRDAARRAEAEREAERLRARRVQRENARREREEEEARRARQAESAVMADWVAKEDEFMLQQSKARAAIRVRDHRARPIDWLVMPLLDDTEYDDEVDVPLKEPTAYMDTLAPSELQELHADIQTFVRLDADRAAYWKDALIVCDDRCRRVRHQDQTHVDPSILADADALLADKSADELLELQTSIRSKMRSGEPLDVEYWDMMLQRIVVWRSVAKLRAVHEKTVQEKIAKRRHEQRCDAERHCAELAEQLDTPRKYDVVWDAAEMEPPGRPVHDLTPEERPLPMYTPASLRAKLREARRDVLSRSYIPRQQTEWHRSCQTADDFVRQEAARAMGVNEEAFHDDVRLTQQAHHGESKYRIRKPRYFNRVHTGYEWNRYNQVHYDAEHPPPKQVQGYKFHLFYPDLLDPMQAPTYRVLPDPEGPGDTVLLRFSAGPPYEDVAFRIVQREWDYSYKRGFRSSFDRGILQLHFNFKRFKYRK
- a CDS encoding anticodon-binding domain protein, producing MSRTDAIHETLQSNVSAIVQLTVSYPSFHAPEYAVPTESLVGRLWAYDAASNVVVIETGHTSALAPSMRRAAASAVCETSPRVLSNSGALAGFKMVRASKIQRVDVLQDDQSIPLTTVHPVPVAAIEARDAAAKKKCQERVAQLAPSNVSDVGQVVFDAVNKTLPCRWHDSHIIVLDEVVISGPTYDISTTYVPGLPDDQLQQLLHDEDANISSQIERANDKARTWQRVTRVLDSVHAQQAARRPSLVERAS
- a CDS encoding NADH dehydrogenase (ubiquinone) 1 alpha subcomplex subunit 2; this translates as MASTLSKAFPAAVKEIRMHFSPTSASSSGARKFVAQHYKEVKASNPYIPFLVREAQGGPARLFVRLERGAEKNAEISNLEPSAIIKALEDLIK
- a CDS encoding protein pelota, translated to MRILSKVLERDGSGTVSVIPDCDEDLYHLYNLIQPEDLVSASTVRRIQSESSTGSIESHRMRLQLTLSVTKIDFEMAAGSGMSSAVSTSNEPLSESDASSPASTPMSSLVLGEAGSTPSLSGASQGQPTLHISGRVAVENNHVRTGSFHTLDIELNRKVSITKEQWDQHHLDILEESGNAGSTAEVGAIILGEGRAIVCLLTNTMTIIKQRIQVSLPRKRAGAGYGVAQQSTGTTKLTDRFYTQVYDAVIKLLSLPEMRVVLLASPGFWRDNMYDYLLSEATKRSDKILMGNEGKRKLLKVHCATPHVHSLMEVLKSPEVAAQLQNTKFTRENQLMDQFLRKLATSEQFAWYGERQILMAADRGAIGTLLLSDAFLRNVHPTIRKRWLELCDQVKSFGGSVVIFSSLHESGRQLNGLGGVAALLTYPLDLDLVEEEEEEARAAAT